A region of Culicoides brevitarsis isolate CSIRO-B50_1 chromosome 1, AGI_CSIRO_Cbre_v1, whole genome shotgun sequence DNA encodes the following proteins:
- the LOC134827102 gene encoding exportin-5 isoform X2, protein MDHGTNVSELAAELARAVEVTLSPAASQQQRMEAYVACEKFKEVSPLCPQAGFFLANNPQFSSVVKHFGLQLVEHTIKFNWNNISQQEKVFIKESSMKLLHEGVGLAQDQSVAHIKDALSRIIVEMIKREWPQQWTTLLVELSEACTKGEAQTELVLLIFLRLVEDVALLHTIESNQRRKDIYQALTNNMGEIFDFFLRLIEQHVNEFRKYSSMQDPQKAMANSRVVQVALHTLGGFVDWVTIKHIMAGNGRLLQILCILLSDVDFQAPAAECLIQIASRKGNIKDRKELLVLFSEDALSYIYRSAVQTNQMGSEAYYQFLKKLAQVLTGLCSQLTAMWGKEETKDDIRPTNFRLFLETSLILLKHASYTLTHYGALIWLSMMKHDQISKDPTFVEYIPQVINLVGPKIIKVFYPATRPTEISMHPQVFASIDYDSEEEYFSFFARCRSDLLDIFRQSTLITPLVTFGYCEQWLTLRLQKAPAEQTTCSIRDPAYLEWDAIVMTLESVLSRILMVTERPSVATGLRLLESCLKIDSPDPLIVSILLSCISSLFVFLSMSSCQITANNCVAMSGVALLPKVLEKIFSTFMFPDPGHAKSNQSTAVKQLRRHAASLMVKIALKYPLLLLPIFDQIHASVQALARQTDLLTSGELIQLQEALLLISNHFCDYERQSTFVLDVIRPAATQWMTLSAVLKSPQAFIEFVGLNQQPINPPTEDGFSANRGQIINAITLTLGILKRCAWPEDPDRAQRGGFVVAYTESGNPIFRNPATAHIVPLLPHILALLRVLNELYKPEALMAISAGYKQANSLPDTEKKVLMGITAVLTDPMDPNLKPPSTAEERMQKFLHNVYENMYHLIGATGPTLGRDLYAIPGLSTVLIESIFTSLEYVPDYRLRPIVRVFFKAFVYSCPPACYESVLLPIFAHLTPFMLNRLTTRWQYIMRLYESGDLGEDITDTQEVIEDLLNRSMTKEYLETLKTGLVGGTLNINNQNQEANAASGMETGMDVQEEHSMDGAAPALSRATQSAMTSDVINDLGSQLLRSPYTSSPIVMTILSILSWNDSMCSLKATQLTAPVVRFLSAEQLLTPALASNIIAAILQALQLHGQHDCNQAALITLGVQTYEILRPKFPNIMDVMQQIPNISTSDIQKLDEKISVHATTKGNKIDKAKKDLFRKITSQLIGRNLGQLFKKEAKIADLPALNVSTTRNKFEQWIGHREIRCCHKFF, encoded by the exons ATGGATCACGGCACAAATGTCTCTGAATTGGCGGCGGAACTTGCGAGAGCTGTCGAAGTAACGCTTTCGCCAGCTGCATCGCAGCAACAACGAATGGAAGCTTATGTGGCATGTGAAAA atTCAAAGAAGTTTCGCCCTTGTGTCCTCAAGCGGGATTTTTTCTCGCAAATAATCCACAATTCTCGAGTGTTGTGAAGCATTTCGGGCTGCAACTCGTCGAACATACGATCAAATTCAACTGGAACAACATTTCGCAGCAGGAAAAGGTCTTTATCAAGGAAAGTTCGATGAAATTATTGCACGAGGGCGTCGGTTTGGCACAAGATCAGTCGGTAGCTCACATCAAAGACGCCCTTTCGCGAATTATTGTGGAAATGATTAAACGTGAATGGCCCCAGCAATGGACAACGTTGCTGGTTGAACTTTCGGAGGCATGCACAAAAGGCGAAGCTCAAACGGAATTagttcttttgatatttttgcgaCTTGTGGAGGATGTTGCCTTGTTACATACCATCGAATCGAATCAGCGTCGCAAAGACATTTATCAAGCACTTACCAACAATATGGGagaaattttcgactttttcctCCGGCTAATTGAGCAACATGTCAACGAATTTCGTAAATACTCATCGATGCAAGACCCACAAAAGGCGATGGCCAATTCTCGGGTTGTGCAAGTTGCTCTTCACACCCTCGGGGGATTCGTGGATTGGGTGACAATTAAGCATATAATGGCAGGAAATGGTCgtttattgcaaattttgtgcattttattGAGCGACGTGGATTTCCAGGCACCCGCTGCCGAATGTTTAATCCAAATTGCCAGTCGCAAGGGCAATATCAAAGATCGCAAGGAACTTTTGGTGCTTTTTAGCGAAGATGCGTTGTCATATATTTACCGAAGCGCCGTTCAAACAAATCAAATGGGAAGCGAAGCTTATTATCAATTCCTGAAAAAATTAGCACAAGTACTCACAGGGCTCTGTAGTCAACTTACCGCGATGTGGGGTAAAGAAGAGACAAAAGACGACATTCGTCCCACGAATTTCCGTCTTTTTTTGGAAACGAGTTTGATTTTGCTGAAGCATGCCAGTTACACATTAACTCATTATGGGGCACTAATTTGGCTTTCGATGATGAAACACGATCAAATTTCGAAAGATCCTACCTTTGTCGAGTACATACCGCAAGTGATAAATTTAGTAGGAccgaaaattatcaaagtttTTTATCCGGCAACGCGTCCCACGGAGATTTCGATGCATCCGCAGGTCTTTGCGAGTATCGATTATGACAGTGAGGaggaatatttttcgttttttgcgaGATGTCGATCGGATTTGCTCGATATCTTTCGGCAGAGTACTTTGATAACGCCGCTCGTGACTTTTGGGTATTGCGAGCAGTGGTTGACGTTGCGCCTGCAAAAAGCTCCTGCCGAACAAACGACTTGCAGTATTCGAGATCCCGCATATTTGGAATGGGATGCCATTGTGATGACGTTGGAGAGTGTTTTGTCGCGCATTTTGATGGTTACGGAGCGTCCCAGCGTCGCAACTGGCTTGCGACTTCTCGAAAGTTGTTTGAAGATCGATTCGCCGGATCCGCTGATCGTTTCGATCTTGTTGTCGTGCATCTCGTCGCTTTTTGTGTTCCTAAGTATGTCATCGTGTCAAATAACCGCGAATAATTGCGTTGCTATGAGCGGCGTTGCGTTGTTGCCAAAAGTTCTCGAGaagattttttcgacttttatgtTTCCGGATCCGGGACATGCGAAAAGCAATCAATCGACGGCGGTGAAGCAACTTCGGAGACATGCGGCATCATTAATGGTGAAAATTGCATTGAAATATCCCCTGTTGCTGTTGCCAATTTTCGATCAGATTCATGCTTCGGTGCAAGCGTTGGCACGTCAAACGGATTTATTGACAAGCGGGGAGCTGATTCAACTGCAAGAAGCGCTTTTGTTGATTTCCAATCATTTTTGTGACTACGAGAGACAAAGCACTTTCGTACTAGATGTGATTCGCCCGGCAGCAACGCAATGGATGACACTTTCAGCTGTTCTAAAATCCCCTCAGGCATTCATCGAGTTCGTTGGATTGAATCAGCAACCGATAAATCCGCCCACGGAAGATGGTTTCAGTGCGAATCGAGGACAAATTATCAACGCCATCACATTAACTCTGGGGATACTGAAGAGATGCGCATGGCCCGAGGATCCCGATCGTGCACAACGCGGAGGATTCGTTGTGGCATACACAGAATCGGGTAATCCGATATTTAGAAATCCAGCAACGGCGCATATTGTTCCGTTGTTGCCGCATATTTTGGCACTTTTGAGAGTTTTGAATGAGTTGTACAAGCCGGAAGCGTTGATGGCGATCTCAGCAGGGTACAAACAGGCAAATAGCTTGCCGGATACGGAGAAAAAAGTGTTGATGGGAATTACGGCGGTGTTGACGGACCCAATGGATCCGAATTTGAAGCCGCCATCAACTGCGGAGGAAAGAATGCAAAAGTTTTTACATAACGTTTACGAGAATATGTATCATTTAATTGGAGCTACag gtCCAACATTAGGACGTGACTTATACGCGATTCCCGGATTGTCAACAGTACTCATCGAAAGTATCTTCACATCATTGGAATATGTTCCTGATTATCGTTTGCGACCAATTGTGCGAGTTTTCTTCAAGGCATTTGTCTATTCCTGTCCTCCTGCATGCTACGAATCCGTTCTTTTGCCAATTTTCGCACATTTAACACCTTTca tgCTTAATCGACTAACGACACGTTGGCAATATATCATGCGCTTGTACGAGTCTGGCGACTTGGGCGAAGACATCACAGACACGCAAGAGGTAATCGAAGACTTGCTAAATCGCTCAATGACGAAAGAATACTTGGAAACACTGAAAACGGGACTTGTTGGCGGTACGTTGAACATTAACAACCAAAATCAGGAAGCAAATGCAGCAAGTGGCATGGAAACTGGCATGGATGTGCAAGAGGAACATTCGATGGATGGAGCGGCACCTGCTTTATCTCGTGCCACGCAATCCGCAATGACGAGTGATGTTATCAACGACTTGGGTTCGCAGCTTTTACGATCGCCATATACCTCGTCGCCAATTGTTATGAcaattttaag catTCTATCATGGAACGACAGCATGTGCTCATTAAAAGCCACTCAACTCACAGCGCCCGTCGTGCGTTTCCTTTCTGCCGAACAACTTCTCACTCCGGCACTTGCTTCAAACATCATCGCTGCCATTTTACAGGCACTCCAACTGCACGGGCAACATGATTGCAATCAAGCTGCCCTCATCACACTCGGCGTACAAACGTACGAAATCCTACGTCCCAAATTTCCCAATATCATGGATGTCATGCAACAAATCCCGAATATTAGCACGTCAGACATCCAAAAACTCGATGAGAAAATTAGCGTGCACGCCACGACAAAAGGCAACAAAATTGACAAAGCCAAGAAAGACTTGTTCCGGAAAATTACGTCGCAACTCATAGGACGCAATTTGGgacaattgttcaaaaaagaaGCCAAAATCGCGGATTTGCCGGCTTTGAATGTGTCGACGACACGGAAC aaatttgaaCAATGGATTGGACACAGAGAGATACGCTGCTGCCATAAATtcttttga
- the LOC134827102 gene encoding exportin-5 isoform X3, which produces MDHGTNVSELAAELARAVEVTLSPAASQQQRMEAYVACEKFKEVSPLCPQAGFFLANNPQFSSVVKHFGLQLVEHTIKFNWNNISQQEKVFIKESSMKLLHEGVGLAQDQSVAHIKDALSRIIVEMIKREWPQQWTTLLVELSEACTKGEAQTELVLLIFLRLVEDVALLHTIESNQRRKDIYQALTNNMGEIFDFFLRLIEQHVNEFRKYSSMQDPQKAMANSRVVQVALHTLGGFVDWVTIKHIMAGNGRLLQILCILLSDVDFQAPAAECLIQIASRKGNIKDRKELLVLFSEDALSYIYRSAVQTNQMGSEAYYQFLKKLAQVLTGLCSQLTAMWGKEETKDDIRPTNFRLFLETSLILLKHASYTLTHYGALIWLSMMKHDQISKDPTFVEYIPQVINLVGPKIIKVFYPATRPTEISMHPQVFASIDYDSEEEYFSFFARCRSDLLDIFRQSTLITPLVTFGYCEQWLTLRLQKAPAEQTTCSIRDPAYLEWDAIVMTLESVLSRILMVTERPSVATGLRLLESCLKIDSPDPLIVSILLSCISSLFVFLSMSSCQITANNCVAMSGVALLPKVLEKIFSTFMFPDPGHAKSNQSTAVKQLRRHAASLMVKIALKYPLLLLPIFDQIHASVQALARQTDLLTSGELIQLQEALLLISNHFCDYERQSTFVLDVIRPAATQWMTLSAVLKSPQAFIEFVGLNQQPINPPTEDGFSANRGQIINAITLTLGILKRCAWPEDPDRAQRGGFVVAYTESGNPIFRNPATAHIVPLLPHILALLRVLNELYKPEALMAISAGYKQANSLPDTEKKVLMGITAVLTDPMDPNLKPPSTAEERMQKFLHNVYENMYHLIGATGPTLGRDLYAIPGLSTVLIESIFTSLEYVPDYRLRPIVRVFFKAFVYSCPPACYESVLLPIFAHLTPFMLNRLTTRWQYIMRLYESGDLGEDITDTQEVIEDLLNRSMTKEYLETLKTGLVGGTLNINNQNQEANAASGMETGMDVQEEHSMDGAAPALSRATQSAMTSDVINDLGSQLLRSPYTSSPIVMTILSILSWNDSMCSLKATQLTAPVVRFLSAEQLLTPALASNIIAAILQALQLHGQHDCNQAALITLGVQTYEILRPKFPNIMDVMQQIPNISTSDIQKLDEKISVHATTKGNKIDKAKKDLFRKITSQLIGRNLGQLFKKEAKIADLPALNVSTTRNRATMLIFFQNYYLEI; this is translated from the exons ATGGATCACGGCACAAATGTCTCTGAATTGGCGGCGGAACTTGCGAGAGCTGTCGAAGTAACGCTTTCGCCAGCTGCATCGCAGCAACAACGAATGGAAGCTTATGTGGCATGTGAAAA atTCAAAGAAGTTTCGCCCTTGTGTCCTCAAGCGGGATTTTTTCTCGCAAATAATCCACAATTCTCGAGTGTTGTGAAGCATTTCGGGCTGCAACTCGTCGAACATACGATCAAATTCAACTGGAACAACATTTCGCAGCAGGAAAAGGTCTTTATCAAGGAAAGTTCGATGAAATTATTGCACGAGGGCGTCGGTTTGGCACAAGATCAGTCGGTAGCTCACATCAAAGACGCCCTTTCGCGAATTATTGTGGAAATGATTAAACGTGAATGGCCCCAGCAATGGACAACGTTGCTGGTTGAACTTTCGGAGGCATGCACAAAAGGCGAAGCTCAAACGGAATTagttcttttgatatttttgcgaCTTGTGGAGGATGTTGCCTTGTTACATACCATCGAATCGAATCAGCGTCGCAAAGACATTTATCAAGCACTTACCAACAATATGGGagaaattttcgactttttcctCCGGCTAATTGAGCAACATGTCAACGAATTTCGTAAATACTCATCGATGCAAGACCCACAAAAGGCGATGGCCAATTCTCGGGTTGTGCAAGTTGCTCTTCACACCCTCGGGGGATTCGTGGATTGGGTGACAATTAAGCATATAATGGCAGGAAATGGTCgtttattgcaaattttgtgcattttattGAGCGACGTGGATTTCCAGGCACCCGCTGCCGAATGTTTAATCCAAATTGCCAGTCGCAAGGGCAATATCAAAGATCGCAAGGAACTTTTGGTGCTTTTTAGCGAAGATGCGTTGTCATATATTTACCGAAGCGCCGTTCAAACAAATCAAATGGGAAGCGAAGCTTATTATCAATTCCTGAAAAAATTAGCACAAGTACTCACAGGGCTCTGTAGTCAACTTACCGCGATGTGGGGTAAAGAAGAGACAAAAGACGACATTCGTCCCACGAATTTCCGTCTTTTTTTGGAAACGAGTTTGATTTTGCTGAAGCATGCCAGTTACACATTAACTCATTATGGGGCACTAATTTGGCTTTCGATGATGAAACACGATCAAATTTCGAAAGATCCTACCTTTGTCGAGTACATACCGCAAGTGATAAATTTAGTAGGAccgaaaattatcaaagtttTTTATCCGGCAACGCGTCCCACGGAGATTTCGATGCATCCGCAGGTCTTTGCGAGTATCGATTATGACAGTGAGGaggaatatttttcgttttttgcgaGATGTCGATCGGATTTGCTCGATATCTTTCGGCAGAGTACTTTGATAACGCCGCTCGTGACTTTTGGGTATTGCGAGCAGTGGTTGACGTTGCGCCTGCAAAAAGCTCCTGCCGAACAAACGACTTGCAGTATTCGAGATCCCGCATATTTGGAATGGGATGCCATTGTGATGACGTTGGAGAGTGTTTTGTCGCGCATTTTGATGGTTACGGAGCGTCCCAGCGTCGCAACTGGCTTGCGACTTCTCGAAAGTTGTTTGAAGATCGATTCGCCGGATCCGCTGATCGTTTCGATCTTGTTGTCGTGCATCTCGTCGCTTTTTGTGTTCCTAAGTATGTCATCGTGTCAAATAACCGCGAATAATTGCGTTGCTATGAGCGGCGTTGCGTTGTTGCCAAAAGTTCTCGAGaagattttttcgacttttatgtTTCCGGATCCGGGACATGCGAAAAGCAATCAATCGACGGCGGTGAAGCAACTTCGGAGACATGCGGCATCATTAATGGTGAAAATTGCATTGAAATATCCCCTGTTGCTGTTGCCAATTTTCGATCAGATTCATGCTTCGGTGCAAGCGTTGGCACGTCAAACGGATTTATTGACAAGCGGGGAGCTGATTCAACTGCAAGAAGCGCTTTTGTTGATTTCCAATCATTTTTGTGACTACGAGAGACAAAGCACTTTCGTACTAGATGTGATTCGCCCGGCAGCAACGCAATGGATGACACTTTCAGCTGTTCTAAAATCCCCTCAGGCATTCATCGAGTTCGTTGGATTGAATCAGCAACCGATAAATCCGCCCACGGAAGATGGTTTCAGTGCGAATCGAGGACAAATTATCAACGCCATCACATTAACTCTGGGGATACTGAAGAGATGCGCATGGCCCGAGGATCCCGATCGTGCACAACGCGGAGGATTCGTTGTGGCATACACAGAATCGGGTAATCCGATATTTAGAAATCCAGCAACGGCGCATATTGTTCCGTTGTTGCCGCATATTTTGGCACTTTTGAGAGTTTTGAATGAGTTGTACAAGCCGGAAGCGTTGATGGCGATCTCAGCAGGGTACAAACAGGCAAATAGCTTGCCGGATACGGAGAAAAAAGTGTTGATGGGAATTACGGCGGTGTTGACGGACCCAATGGATCCGAATTTGAAGCCGCCATCAACTGCGGAGGAAAGAATGCAAAAGTTTTTACATAACGTTTACGAGAATATGTATCATTTAATTGGAGCTACag gtCCAACATTAGGACGTGACTTATACGCGATTCCCGGATTGTCAACAGTACTCATCGAAAGTATCTTCACATCATTGGAATATGTTCCTGATTATCGTTTGCGACCAATTGTGCGAGTTTTCTTCAAGGCATTTGTCTATTCCTGTCCTCCTGCATGCTACGAATCCGTTCTTTTGCCAATTTTCGCACATTTAACACCTTTca tgCTTAATCGACTAACGACACGTTGGCAATATATCATGCGCTTGTACGAGTCTGGCGACTTGGGCGAAGACATCACAGACACGCAAGAGGTAATCGAAGACTTGCTAAATCGCTCAATGACGAAAGAATACTTGGAAACACTGAAAACGGGACTTGTTGGCGGTACGTTGAACATTAACAACCAAAATCAGGAAGCAAATGCAGCAAGTGGCATGGAAACTGGCATGGATGTGCAAGAGGAACATTCGATGGATGGAGCGGCACCTGCTTTATCTCGTGCCACGCAATCCGCAATGACGAGTGATGTTATCAACGACTTGGGTTCGCAGCTTTTACGATCGCCATATACCTCGTCGCCAATTGTTATGAcaattttaag catTCTATCATGGAACGACAGCATGTGCTCATTAAAAGCCACTCAACTCACAGCGCCCGTCGTGCGTTTCCTTTCTGCCGAACAACTTCTCACTCCGGCACTTGCTTCAAACATCATCGCTGCCATTTTACAGGCACTCCAACTGCACGGGCAACATGATTGCAATCAAGCTGCCCTCATCACACTCGGCGTACAAACGTACGAAATCCTACGTCCCAAATTTCCCAATATCATGGATGTCATGCAACAAATCCCGAATATTAGCACGTCAGACATCCAAAAACTCGATGAGAAAATTAGCGTGCACGCCACGACAAAAGGCAACAAAATTGACAAAGCCAAGAAAGACTTGTTCCGGAAAATTACGTCGCAACTCATAGGACGCAATTTGGgacaattgttcaaaaaagaaGCCAAAATCGCGGATTTGCCGGCTTTGAATGTGTCGACGACACGGAAC AGAGCcacaatgttaattttttttcaaaattattatttagaaatttga
- the LOC134827102 gene encoding exportin-5 isoform X4 — MDHGTNVSELAAELARAVEVTLSPAASQQQRMEAYVACEKFKEVSPLCPQAGFFLANNPQFSSVVKHFGLQLVEHTIKFNWNNISQQEKVFIKESSMKLLHEGVGLAQDQSVAHIKDALSRIIVEMIKREWPQQWTTLLVELSEACTKGEAQTELVLLIFLRLVEDVALLHTIESNQRRKDIYQALTNNMGEIFDFFLRLIEQHVNEFRKYSSMQDPQKAMANSRVVQVALHTLGGFVDWVTIKHIMAGNGRLLQILCILLSDVDFQAPAAECLIQIASRKGNIKDRKELLVLFSEDALSYIYRSAVQTNQMGSEAYYQFLKKLAQVLTGLCSQLTAMWGKEETKDDIRPTNFRLFLETSLILLKHASYTLTHYGALIWLSMMKHDQISKDPTFVEYIPQVINLVGPKIIKVFYPATRPTEISMHPQVFASIDYDSEEEYFSFFARCRSDLLDIFRQSTLITPLVTFGYCEQWLTLRLQKAPAEQTTCSIRDPAYLEWDAIVMTLESVLSRILMVTERPSVATGLRLLESCLKIDSPDPLIVSILLSCISSLFVFLSMSSCQITANNCVAMSGVALLPKVLEKIFSTFMFPDPGHAKSNQSTAVKQLRRHAASLMVKIALKYPLLLLPIFDQIHASVQALARQTDLLTSGELIQLQEALLLISNHFCDYERQSTFVLDVIRPAATQWMTLSAVLKSPQAFIEFVGLNQQPINPPTEDGFSANRGQIINAITLTLGILKRCAWPEDPDRAQRGGFVVAYTESGNPIFRNPATAHIVPLLPHILALLRVLNELYKPEALMAISAGYKQANSLPDTEKKVLMGITAVLTDPMDPNLKPPSTAEERMQKFLHNVYENMYHLIGATGPTLGRDLYAIPGLSTVLIESIFTSLEYVPDYRLRPIVRVFFKAFVYSCPPACYESVLLPIFAHLTPFMLNRLTTRWQYIMRLYESGDLGEDITDTQEVIEDLLNRSMTKEYLETLKTGLVGGTLNINNQNQEANAASGMETGMDVQEEHSMDGAAPALSRATQSAMTSDVINDLGSQLLRSPYTSSPIVMTILSILSWNDSMCSLKATQLTAPVVRFLSAEQLLTPALASNIIAAILQALQLHGQHDCNQAALITLGVQTYEILRPKFPNIMDVMQQIPNISTSDIQKLDEKISVHATTKGNKIDKAKKDLFRKITSQLIGRNLGQLFKKEAKIADLPALNVSTTRNL; from the exons ATGGATCACGGCACAAATGTCTCTGAATTGGCGGCGGAACTTGCGAGAGCTGTCGAAGTAACGCTTTCGCCAGCTGCATCGCAGCAACAACGAATGGAAGCTTATGTGGCATGTGAAAA atTCAAAGAAGTTTCGCCCTTGTGTCCTCAAGCGGGATTTTTTCTCGCAAATAATCCACAATTCTCGAGTGTTGTGAAGCATTTCGGGCTGCAACTCGTCGAACATACGATCAAATTCAACTGGAACAACATTTCGCAGCAGGAAAAGGTCTTTATCAAGGAAAGTTCGATGAAATTATTGCACGAGGGCGTCGGTTTGGCACAAGATCAGTCGGTAGCTCACATCAAAGACGCCCTTTCGCGAATTATTGTGGAAATGATTAAACGTGAATGGCCCCAGCAATGGACAACGTTGCTGGTTGAACTTTCGGAGGCATGCACAAAAGGCGAAGCTCAAACGGAATTagttcttttgatatttttgcgaCTTGTGGAGGATGTTGCCTTGTTACATACCATCGAATCGAATCAGCGTCGCAAAGACATTTATCAAGCACTTACCAACAATATGGGagaaattttcgactttttcctCCGGCTAATTGAGCAACATGTCAACGAATTTCGTAAATACTCATCGATGCAAGACCCACAAAAGGCGATGGCCAATTCTCGGGTTGTGCAAGTTGCTCTTCACACCCTCGGGGGATTCGTGGATTGGGTGACAATTAAGCATATAATGGCAGGAAATGGTCgtttattgcaaattttgtgcattttattGAGCGACGTGGATTTCCAGGCACCCGCTGCCGAATGTTTAATCCAAATTGCCAGTCGCAAGGGCAATATCAAAGATCGCAAGGAACTTTTGGTGCTTTTTAGCGAAGATGCGTTGTCATATATTTACCGAAGCGCCGTTCAAACAAATCAAATGGGAAGCGAAGCTTATTATCAATTCCTGAAAAAATTAGCACAAGTACTCACAGGGCTCTGTAGTCAACTTACCGCGATGTGGGGTAAAGAAGAGACAAAAGACGACATTCGTCCCACGAATTTCCGTCTTTTTTTGGAAACGAGTTTGATTTTGCTGAAGCATGCCAGTTACACATTAACTCATTATGGGGCACTAATTTGGCTTTCGATGATGAAACACGATCAAATTTCGAAAGATCCTACCTTTGTCGAGTACATACCGCAAGTGATAAATTTAGTAGGAccgaaaattatcaaagtttTTTATCCGGCAACGCGTCCCACGGAGATTTCGATGCATCCGCAGGTCTTTGCGAGTATCGATTATGACAGTGAGGaggaatatttttcgttttttgcgaGATGTCGATCGGATTTGCTCGATATCTTTCGGCAGAGTACTTTGATAACGCCGCTCGTGACTTTTGGGTATTGCGAGCAGTGGTTGACGTTGCGCCTGCAAAAAGCTCCTGCCGAACAAACGACTTGCAGTATTCGAGATCCCGCATATTTGGAATGGGATGCCATTGTGATGACGTTGGAGAGTGTTTTGTCGCGCATTTTGATGGTTACGGAGCGTCCCAGCGTCGCAACTGGCTTGCGACTTCTCGAAAGTTGTTTGAAGATCGATTCGCCGGATCCGCTGATCGTTTCGATCTTGTTGTCGTGCATCTCGTCGCTTTTTGTGTTCCTAAGTATGTCATCGTGTCAAATAACCGCGAATAATTGCGTTGCTATGAGCGGCGTTGCGTTGTTGCCAAAAGTTCTCGAGaagattttttcgacttttatgtTTCCGGATCCGGGACATGCGAAAAGCAATCAATCGACGGCGGTGAAGCAACTTCGGAGACATGCGGCATCATTAATGGTGAAAATTGCATTGAAATATCCCCTGTTGCTGTTGCCAATTTTCGATCAGATTCATGCTTCGGTGCAAGCGTTGGCACGTCAAACGGATTTATTGACAAGCGGGGAGCTGATTCAACTGCAAGAAGCGCTTTTGTTGATTTCCAATCATTTTTGTGACTACGAGAGACAAAGCACTTTCGTACTAGATGTGATTCGCCCGGCAGCAACGCAATGGATGACACTTTCAGCTGTTCTAAAATCCCCTCAGGCATTCATCGAGTTCGTTGGATTGAATCAGCAACCGATAAATCCGCCCACGGAAGATGGTTTCAGTGCGAATCGAGGACAAATTATCAACGCCATCACATTAACTCTGGGGATACTGAAGAGATGCGCATGGCCCGAGGATCCCGATCGTGCACAACGCGGAGGATTCGTTGTGGCATACACAGAATCGGGTAATCCGATATTTAGAAATCCAGCAACGGCGCATATTGTTCCGTTGTTGCCGCATATTTTGGCACTTTTGAGAGTTTTGAATGAGTTGTACAAGCCGGAAGCGTTGATGGCGATCTCAGCAGGGTACAAACAGGCAAATAGCTTGCCGGATACGGAGAAAAAAGTGTTGATGGGAATTACGGCGGTGTTGACGGACCCAATGGATCCGAATTTGAAGCCGCCATCAACTGCGGAGGAAAGAATGCAAAAGTTTTTACATAACGTTTACGAGAATATGTATCATTTAATTGGAGCTACag gtCCAACATTAGGACGTGACTTATACGCGATTCCCGGATTGTCAACAGTACTCATCGAAAGTATCTTCACATCATTGGAATATGTTCCTGATTATCGTTTGCGACCAATTGTGCGAGTTTTCTTCAAGGCATTTGTCTATTCCTGTCCTCCTGCATGCTACGAATCCGTTCTTTTGCCAATTTTCGCACATTTAACACCTTTca tgCTTAATCGACTAACGACACGTTGGCAATATATCATGCGCTTGTACGAGTCTGGCGACTTGGGCGAAGACATCACAGACACGCAAGAGGTAATCGAAGACTTGCTAAATCGCTCAATGACGAAAGAATACTTGGAAACACTGAAAACGGGACTTGTTGGCGGTACGTTGAACATTAACAACCAAAATCAGGAAGCAAATGCAGCAAGTGGCATGGAAACTGGCATGGATGTGCAAGAGGAACATTCGATGGATGGAGCGGCACCTGCTTTATCTCGTGCCACGCAATCCGCAATGACGAGTGATGTTATCAACGACTTGGGTTCGCAGCTTTTACGATCGCCATATACCTCGTCGCCAATTGTTATGAcaattttaag catTCTATCATGGAACGACAGCATGTGCTCATTAAAAGCCACTCAACTCACAGCGCCCGTCGTGCGTTTCCTTTCTGCCGAACAACTTCTCACTCCGGCACTTGCTTCAAACATCATCGCTGCCATTTTACAGGCACTCCAACTGCACGGGCAACATGATTGCAATCAAGCTGCCCTCATCACACTCGGCGTACAAACGTACGAAATCCTACGTCCCAAATTTCCCAATATCATGGATGTCATGCAACAAATCCCGAATATTAGCACGTCAGACATCCAAAAACTCGATGAGAAAATTAGCGTGCACGCCACGACAAAAGGCAACAAAATTGACAAAGCCAAGAAAGACTTGTTCCGGAAAATTACGTCGCAACTCATAGGACGCAATTTGGgacaattgttcaaaaaagaaGCCAAAATCGCGGATTTGCCGGCTTTGAATGTGTCGACGACACGGAAC TTATAG